The DNA region CCTGGTGGTGCTGGTGGTGGTGGTGTCGGTCCTGATGGAAAAGATAGCGCCGACTACCAAGGCCCAAGTCAATGGCATTGCGCCGCTGATTTCCGGATGCCTGAACGGCTTCCGGCTGGTCACCTTCCTGCTCCTGGTTATCGGCGCCTTGCTGGTTGCCTCGGAAACCACCTTCGGCACGATTCGGACCGTCCTGATTGCGCCTATCAGGAGAAGCGAGATTGTCCTGGCCAAGGCCATCACCGTGATTATCCTGGCGCTCCTGTTCACCCTGCTGATTGAGACCATCTCATTCGGGCTGGCCTGGTCGGTTTACGGATTCCGTAACATCACCGACCCGACCTTCCCGGAAATAGTCCATCTGGCCCGGGCTGAGATGCTGCTCTATGTGCTTTACACATTTCTGTATATTCTTTTGCCGCTGGTGGCCATCGGTTTGATGGGATTGTTTATCTCGACGCTGGTGGAAAACGCCGGCATCTCGGTGGCTATCAGCATCATCCTCTATCTGGTCCTGGATTCATTTGTGGCCAACCTGTTTGAAGAGGCCTCGTCGTTTCTGTTCAACCCTTATTGGAACTATTACCTGGACACCCTAAAGAGCATGTCGGAAGGCGCGTTGCAGGAAATCTGGCGCTTCAAGGCCATTAACTCATTCCTGGGCATCAAGTCCGGCGAAGAGGTCATGCTTGACTCGGCCCGCAACCTCTCGGTCCTTAAGAGTTTCGTTATCCCAATCATTTACTCCATTATCTTTGTTATCACCTCAATCATTGCGGTTAATCGGAAGAATTCGTAGTCCTGCCTGATCGTTAGGTGATAAATTTAATTGGCTACAGCTGCAATTGTTTTAATTGCTTATCCGGTATGTGATAACCGGACCAGTGCGCGTATTCCTCTTTAGGCAGGCAGGCATATTGTTCGTAACTGATGGTCAGGATAAATCCGCCCTTGACCGGCACTCTGCGGTAATGCGCCTCGGCAAAGAGTATATCGCCTTTGGGAATGGCCTGCAAACTGCGCAAGG from Planctomycetota bacterium includes:
- a CDS encoding ABC transporter permease, with amino-acid sequence MLSRIWSLTKIELFKFYRQKIFFISLFLVVLVVVVSVLMEKIAPTTKAQVNGIAPLISGCLNGFRLVTFLLLVIGALLVASETTFGTIRTVLIAPIRRSEIVLAKAITVIILALLFTLLIETISFGLAWSVYGFRNITDPTFPEIVHLARAEMLLYVLYTFLYILLPLVAIGLMGLFISTLVENAGISVAISIILYLVLDSFVANLFEEASSFLFNPYWNYYLDTLKSMSEGALQEIWRFKAINSFLGIKSGEEVMLDSARNLSVLKSFVIPIIYSIIFVITSIIAVNRKNS